From the Octadecabacter antarcticus 307 genome, one window contains:
- a CDS encoding Glu/Leu/Phe/Val family dehydrogenase — protein sequence MSDTTVGTQEPSFRESVDIMFNRAVALMDLPPGLEEKIRVCNATYTVRFGVRLRGKIETFTGYRSVHSEHMEPVKGGIRFSLGVNQNEVEALAALMTYKCALVETPFGGSKGGLCVDPRAWDDDEMERITRRFAYELIKRDLINPSQNVPAPDMGTGEREMAWIADQYKRMNTTDINGAACVTGKPAHAGGIQGRVEATGRGVQYALQEFFRHPEDIKIAGLSGKLDGKRVVVQGLGNVGYHAASFLSAEDGCIITGIIERDGALSDEKGLDVEAVYGWIAKHGGVKGYPTGTYVENGASVLEQDCEILIPAALEGVINLGNAAKIKAPLIIEAANGPVTAGADEVLRDKGTVIIPDMYANAGGVTVSYFEWVKNLSHIRFGRMQRRQEESRHQLIVDELERISKDSSINWTLSPNFKEKYLRGAGELELVRSGLDDTMRTAYQAMRDMWHSRDDVHDLRTAAYLVSIGRVASSYQAKGL from the coding sequence ATGAGCGATACAACCGTTGGTACACAAGAACCATCTTTCCGCGAAAGCGTGGATATCATGTTTAACCGTGCCGTCGCCTTGATGGATCTCCCCCCCGGCCTTGAGGAGAAAATCCGCGTCTGTAATGCAACCTACACCGTGCGTTTCGGCGTGCGACTGCGTGGAAAGATCGAAACGTTCACCGGTTATCGTTCGGTGCATTCCGAACACATGGAACCGGTTAAGGGCGGTATTCGCTTCTCGCTCGGCGTGAACCAAAACGAGGTTGAGGCGCTGGCCGCTTTGATGACGTACAAATGCGCGCTTGTGGAAACACCGTTTGGCGGCTCCAAAGGGGGGCTGTGCGTTGATCCGCGGGCTTGGGATGATGATGAAATGGAACGCATCACCCGACGTTTCGCCTATGAGTTGATTAAGCGCGACTTGATTAACCCCAGCCAAAACGTGCCCGCCCCAGATATGGGCACCGGAGAGCGTGAGATGGCGTGGATCGCCGATCAATACAAACGCATGAACACGACCGACATCAACGGGGCGGCCTGTGTGACAGGTAAACCCGCCCACGCAGGCGGCATCCAAGGTCGCGTTGAGGCGACGGGGCGCGGCGTGCAATACGCCTTGCAGGAATTCTTCCGCCATCCCGAAGACATCAAAATTGCTGGGCTGTCGGGCAAACTGGACGGCAAACGGGTTGTCGTGCAGGGTCTTGGCAACGTCGGCTATCACGCGGCATCGTTCCTCAGTGCCGAAGACGGCTGCATCATCACCGGTATTATCGAACGCGATGGCGCGCTGAGTGATGAAAAAGGTCTTGATGTCGAAGCCGTGTACGGGTGGATCGCCAAGCATGGTGGCGTCAAAGGCTACCCGACTGGCACGTACGTCGAAAACGGCGCATCTGTGCTGGAACAAGACTGCGAAATCCTGATCCCAGCGGCCCTTGAGGGGGTCATCAACCTTGGCAATGCCGCCAAAATCAAAGCACCGCTTATTATCGAAGCTGCGAACGGTCCCGTCACCGCTGGTGCAGATGAAGTCCTGCGTGACAAAGGCACGGTGATCATTCCTGACATGTATGCCAATGCCGGTGGTGTCACGGTGTCCTACTTTGAATGGGTCAAGAACCTCAGCCATATCCGGTTTGGCCGCATGCAGCGCCGCCAAGAGGAATCGCGCCACCAGCTGATCGTGGATGAGCTGGAACGCATCAGCAAAGACAGCTCCATCAATTGGACGCTGTCGCCCAACTTCAAGGAAAAGTACCTGCGCGGCGCGGGGGAGTTGGAACTGGTCCGTTCTGGCCTCGATGATACAATGCGCACGGCCTATCAGGCGATGCGCGACATGTGGCACAGCCGTGACGATGTTCACGATCTGCGCACCGCCGCCTATCTGGTGTCGATCGGTCGGGTCGCGTCGAGCTACCAAGCTAAGGGGCTTTAA